Proteins encoded by one window of Blautia argi:
- a CDS encoding potassium-transporting ATPase subunit KdpA, with protein sequence MLQIILTLAIFVILVIPVGKYMYHIATKQKTFADKVFNPIDRCIYKVCGIKGEDMGWKKYALTLLLVNAVMVFVGYAILRLQSILFLNPNGISNMEPTLSFNTIISFMTNTNLQHYSGESGLSYVAQMCVIIFMMFTSAATGYAACMAFCRGLAGKKIGNFYEDMVRITTRILIPVSFIVGLLLVSQGTPQTLQGNFTIETLEGNFQDIAVGPVAALESIKHLGTNGGGFFGANSTTPFENPTVISNIIEMISMMILPGACVVTFGHMLHDKRKEKKAEKAAMNVQVLPGTAQKKVILGRQGAVIFGAMAIIFLIGLTICYQSEMAGNPVIQEMGIDQSQGSMEGKEVRFGVPQSALFTTVTTSFTTGTVNNMHDTLTPLGGLVPLLHMMLNCVFGGKGVGLMNMVMYVILAVFICGLMVGRTPEYLNKKIEGKEMKLVAICILIHPLLILGFSALAVAVPAGLEGITNPGYHGLTQVLYEFASSAANNGSGFEGLADNTAFWNITAGLAMFFGRYIAIIAQLAIAGSMLAKKKVNETVGTLRTDNITFMIILVFIVYIFAALTFFPALALGPIAEHLSIWM encoded by the coding sequence ATGTTACAGATTATTTTGACACTTGCGATTTTTGTGATACTGGTCATTCCGGTGGGAAAATATATGTACCATATTGCAACAAAACAAAAGACTTTTGCGGATAAAGTTTTTAATCCGATTGATCGCTGTATTTATAAGGTTTGTGGAATTAAGGGCGAAGATATGGGATGGAAGAAATACGCATTGACCTTGCTCTTGGTAAATGCAGTTATGGTATTTGTAGGATATGCAATTTTAAGACTGCAAAGTATCCTGTTTTTGAATCCAAATGGGATTTCAAATATGGAGCCAACACTTTCCTTTAATACGATTATCAGCTTTATGACTAATACAAACCTGCAGCATTACTCAGGAGAAAGCGGTCTTTCTTATGTGGCACAAATGTGTGTCATTATTTTTATGATGTTTACATCAGCTGCAACGGGTTATGCAGCATGTATGGCTTTTTGCCGAGGACTGGCTGGAAAGAAAATTGGAAATTTTTATGAGGATATGGTAAGGATCACGACTAGAATTTTAATTCCAGTATCTTTTATAGTCGGGTTATTATTGGTAAGCCAGGGAACACCACAGACGTTACAAGGAAACTTTACAATTGAAACCTTGGAAGGAAACTTCCAGGATATTGCAGTGGGACCGGTAGCAGCTCTGGAATCCATTAAACACCTGGGAACGAATGGCGGTGGATTCTTTGGAGCAAACTCAACCACGCCGTTTGAAAACCCTACGGTAATCAGCAATATTATAGAAATGATATCCATGATGATCTTGCCGGGTGCCTGTGTGGTTACTTTTGGACATATGCTTCATGATAAAAGAAAAGAGAAAAAAGCAGAGAAAGCTGCCATGAATGTACAGGTATTGCCGGGAACAGCCCAAAAGAAAGTAATCTTGGGACGTCAGGGGGCAGTTATCTTTGGTGCAATGGCAATCATTTTCCTGATTGGACTCACCATTTGCTATCAATCAGAAATGGCAGGTAATCCAGTGATTCAGGAGATGGGCATAGACCAGAGCCAGGGAAGTATGGAAGGAAAAGAAGTACGTTTTGGGGTTCCACAATCAGCTTTGTTTACGACGGTAACAACTTCTTTTACAACAGGTACGGTTAATAACATGCATGATACGTTGACTCCGCTAGGCGGATTAGTTCCATTATTACATATGATGCTTAACTGCGTTTTTGGTGGTAAAGGGGTTGGCCTTATGAATATGGTCATGTATGTCATTCTGGCAGTATTCATTTGTGGTCTGATGGTAGGACGAACACCGGAATACCTGAATAAAAAAATTGAAGGAAAAGAAATGAAGCTGGTTGCAATCTGTATTTTAATTCATCCACTTCTAATCCTTGGATTTTCTGCATTGGCAGTAGCGGTTCCGGCAGGGCTTGAGGGTATTACAAACCCTGGCTATCATGGACTTACTCAGGTATTGTATGAATTCGCATCTTCCGCAGCGAATAACGGTTCGGGATTTGAAGGCTTGGCTGATAATACAGCATTTTGGAATATTACTGCTGGTCTGGCAATGTTCTTTGGAAGATATATTGCGATTATTGCACAGCTTGCGATTGCTGGATCTATGTTGGCTAAGAAAAAAGTCAATGAAACTGTGGGTACGCTGCGTACCGATAATATAACTTTTATGATTATTCTTGTGTTTATTGTATATATTTTCGCTGCATTAACCTTCTTCCCAGCATTAGCATTGGGACCGATTGCAGAACATCTGTCAATCTGGATGTAA
- the kdpB gene encoding potassium-transporting ATPase subunit KdpB gives MAKNKKTKFITKDILKSSIIGSFQKLDPRYMIKNPVMFVVEIGCFITLLLTFVPTLFGGSEQYRIYNGIVTIILFVTVLFANFAESVAEGRGKAQAASLKKTKQDTKARKLLPDGTEQIINASELKKGDLVLVKAGELIPNDGEVIEGIASVDESAITGESAPVTREAGGDFSSVTGGTTVVSDWLKIKIVAEPGKSFLDKMISMVEGASRQKTPNEIALNTLLIVLTLIFLIVVVTLYPFASYLGVKIPISWAIALMVCLIPTTIGGLLSAIGIAGMDRVTRFNVIAMSGKAVEACGDVDTMILDKTGTITYGNRLAAEFYPVKGVEKEDLIDYSVMCSIMDTTPEGKSTVDLGKQMGCVLDERIADQMQFVEFTAQSKMSGVNLQDGTVVRKGAFEAMKIFVKEKGGNIPEDLQEIVTNISNLGGTPLVVCVNEKILGVIYLKDTVKPGLSERFERLREIGIKTIMCTGDNPLTAATIAKEAGVDGFIAECRPEDKITAIKKEQAEGKLVAMTGDGTNDAPALAQADVGLAMNSGTQAAKEAANMVDLDSDPTKILEVVEIGKQLLITRGSLTTFSIANDIAKYFAIIPAMFTMVLPQMQILNIMHLATPASAILSALIFNAIIIPGLIPVAMKGVKYKPMKAEKMLLRNMGIFGLGGIIVPFVGIKLIDLLVAPLLALIGM, from the coding sequence ATGGCTAAAAATAAGAAGACAAAATTTATTACCAAGGATATTTTAAAATCATCCATTATAGGATCTTTTCAAAAACTGGATCCTCGTTATATGATAAAAAATCCGGTCATGTTTGTCGTAGAAATTGGATGTTTCATCACACTGTTATTGACTTTTGTACCGACATTATTTGGAGGCAGTGAGCAGTATCGAATCTATAATGGAATCGTAACAATTATTTTATTTGTAACGGTTTTATTTGCGAACTTTGCAGAATCTGTTGCGGAAGGACGAGGAAAAGCTCAGGCTGCATCTCTGAAGAAAACAAAGCAGGATACGAAAGCAAGAAAGTTGTTGCCGGATGGAACGGAACAGATTATCAATGCTTCTGAATTGAAAAAAGGTGATCTGGTTCTGGTAAAAGCAGGAGAACTGATCCCGAATGATGGAGAAGTTATAGAAGGAATTGCTTCGGTAGATGAATCCGCTATTACTGGTGAATCTGCACCAGTAACCAGAGAGGCAGGCGGTGATTTTTCTTCTGTAACAGGTGGTACGACTGTCGTATCGGACTGGTTGAAAATTAAAATTGTAGCAGAACCAGGAAAATCATTTTTGGATAAAATGATCTCCATGGTTGAAGGAGCTTCCAGACAGAAAACTCCAAATGAGATTGCTCTGAATACATTGTTGATTGTACTGACTTTGATATTTTTGATTGTAGTTGTAACCTTATATCCGTTTGCATCGTACCTTGGTGTGAAGATTCCTATTTCATGGGCGATTGCACTGATGGTGTGTCTGATTCCGACAACTATCGGTGGTCTTTTGTCGGCGATTGGTATTGCAGGTATGGACCGTGTTACCAGATTTAATGTCATTGCTATGTCCGGTAAAGCGGTAGAAGCCTGTGGTGATGTTGATACCATGATTTTGGATAAGACAGGAACAATTACATATGGAAACCGTTTGGCAGCTGAGTTTTATCCAGTGAAAGGTGTCGAAAAAGAGGATTTGATTGATTATAGTGTGATGTGTTCCATTATGGATACAACACCAGAAGGAAAATCAACGGTAGATTTAGGTAAACAGATGGGATGCGTATTAGATGAACGAATTGCAGACCAAATGCAGTTTGTGGAATTTACAGCTCAGTCCAAGATGAGTGGTGTGAATCTGCAGGATGGAACGGTTGTAAGAAAAGGCGCTTTTGAAGCAATGAAAATTTTTGTAAAAGAGAAGGGGGGAAACATTCCGGAAGATTTACAGGAGATTGTTACAAATATTTCCAATTTAGGCGGAACACCGTTAGTTGTTTGTGTAAATGAAAAAATCTTGGGCGTGATTTATTTAAAAGATACTGTAAAGCCGGGATTATCAGAACGATTTGAACGACTTCGAGAAATTGGAATTAAAACAATCATGTGCACAGGCGATAATCCGCTGACAGCGGCTACCATAGCAAAAGAAGCTGGAGTAGATGGTTTTATTGCAGAGTGTAGACCGGAGGATAAGATCACAGCTATCAAAAAAGAACAGGCAGAAGGAAAATTAGTAGCCATGACAGGTGATGGTACCAACGATGCTCCAGCGCTGGCTCAGGCAGATGTAGGTCTTGCAATGAACTCTGGTACACAGGCAGCGAAAGAAGCAGCTAACATGGTAGATCTAGACTCTGATCCGACCAAGATTTTGGAAGTTGTTGAAATTGGAAAACAGCTTTTGATTACCAGAGGTTCGTTAACAACATTTAGTATTGCAAATGATATCGCAAAGTATTTTGCGATTATCCCAGCAATGTTTACGATGGTGCTGCCTCAGATGCAGATCTTAAATATTATGCATTTGGCAACCCCGGCGAGTGCGATTCTTTCAGCTTTGATTTTTAACGCAATCATTATCCCGGGATTAATTCCGGTTGCCATGAAAGGTGTAAAATATAAACCAATGAAAGCAGAAAAAATGCTATTGAGAAATATGGGGATTTTTGGTTTAGGTGGTATTATTGTTCCGTTTGTAGGAATTAAATTGATTGATTTACTTGTTGCTCCATTGTTGGCTCTTATAGGAATGTAG
- the kdpC gene encoding potassium-transporting ATPase subunit KdpC yields MKKFGKMAGKALIFCAVMMLLCSFAYPLALTGASQLAMKEKANGNLIDKEGNPTTDSKEAVGSALVGQEFTEDYYFQGRPSAVGYNNYTEEELKNGEYSGVSSGSYNYGNSNPELEKRIQKDLDEFLEKHPGVKAEDVPSDLLTASGSGLDPHISPKAAEIQIPYVAENSGLSEEEVTEIVEENTEHKVLGIFGEERVNVLKCNLAVANAMGILE; encoded by the coding sequence ATGAAAAAATTTGGTAAAATGGCAGGAAAAGCATTGATATTTTGTGCTGTAATGATGTTACTTTGTTCCTTTGCTTACCCGCTGGCTCTTACAGGAGCCAGCCAGCTGGCAATGAAAGAAAAGGCAAATGGAAACCTGATTGATAAAGAGGGAAATCCTACGACGGACAGTAAAGAAGCGGTGGGTTCTGCTTTGGTAGGACAGGAATTTACAGAAGATTATTATTTCCAGGGAAGACCATCTGCAGTAGGATACAATAATTATACAGAGGAAGAATTGAAAAATGGTGAATACAGTGGCGTTTCTTCTGGCAGCTATAATTATGGGAACTCCAATCCGGAGCTGGAAAAGAGAATCCAAAAAGATTTGGATGAGTTTTTAGAGAAACACCCGGGAGTGAAAGCAGAAGATGTGCCGTCTGATCTGCTTACTGCTTCCGGTTCAGGATTAGATCCCCACATTTCACCGAAAGCAGCTGAAATCCAGATTCCGTATGTAGCAGAGAATTCAGGATTATCAGAAGAAGAAGTGACAGAGATTGTAGAAGAGAACACAGAACATAAGGTACTTGGAATTTTTGGCGAGGAACGAGTTAATGTGTTAAAATGTAATTTAGCAGTTGCCAATGCCATGGGAATATTAGAGTAG
- a CDS encoding DUF4118 domain-containing protein produces METKEYERPDSQQLLLRLQLEEEEKLKKTKGKLKIFLGYAAGSGKTYAMLTAAHEAKKHKIDVVAGYIEPHDRPDTQALVEGLETIAPMEVVYKGVKLREFNLDAALKRNPRLILVDELAHTNVKGCRNEKRYQDVKELLRAGIDVYTTMNVQHLESLNDIVGSITHVNVRERVPDKVFDHADQVEVIDIEPEELIERMKEGKIYAPSQAERALGNFFRREKLVALREITLRRTADRVNHIAEEERYAMGEMDYHTGEHVLVCISSSPSNTKVIRTAARLAYAFHAQFTGIYVETSQMQEADEKTKSTVKDHMDLARALGADIVTVYGNDIVDQVVEYAIVGNISKIVMGRSRKQWIFRRDRLEVLEQLTYRAPNIDVYIIPDMENTGYFREGKKNRKKREESSWNVAKELGKITAIMALSTLVAYVFQWLRLSESNLIMAYIVGVLLSSYVADKKIYALYSALLSVLSFNFFFTEPYFSLKAYDRGSPVTFVMLFAVGFFYGFYDQTVKITDQGECKEGISNGNFAGEQQKTQTL; encoded by the coding sequence ATGGAAACGAAAGAATATGAAAGACCGGATTCGCAGCAGCTTCTTCTGAGACTTCAGCTGGAAGAAGAGGAAAAACTGAAAAAGACAAAGGGAAAGCTGAAGATCTTTTTGGGATATGCGGCAGGATCTGGGAAAACGTATGCGATGCTGACGGCAGCACATGAAGCCAAGAAGCATAAGATTGATGTAGTGGCTGGATACATAGAACCACATGACAGGCCTGATACGCAGGCTCTTGTGGAAGGCTTGGAAACGATAGCACCGATGGAGGTTGTGTATAAAGGGGTAAAACTTCGGGAATTTAATTTGGATGCAGCATTGAAACGAAATCCAAGATTGATCTTAGTAGATGAACTGGCTCATACCAATGTTAAAGGATGTCGGAATGAAAAAAGATACCAGGACGTAAAAGAGCTTTTACGTGCTGGTATTGACGTATATACAACGATGAATGTTCAGCATTTAGAGAGCTTGAATGATATTGTAGGCAGTATTACACACGTCAATGTGCGTGAAAGGGTGCCGGACAAAGTGTTTGATCATGCGGATCAAGTAGAGGTTATTGATATTGAACCGGAAGAATTGATCGAACGTATGAAAGAAGGGAAAATCTATGCACCGTCACAGGCGGAACGTGCCCTTGGGAATTTCTTTCGGAGGGAGAAGCTGGTTGCCTTGCGAGAAATTACACTGCGAAGAACTGCTGACCGAGTCAATCATATCGCGGAAGAAGAACGCTATGCGATGGGGGAGATGGACTATCATACAGGAGAACATGTCTTAGTCTGTATTTCATCTTCACCGTCTAATACAAAAGTAATTCGGACAGCTGCACGTCTTGCTTATGCATTCCATGCTCAATTTACCGGGATTTATGTAGAAACTTCTCAAATGCAGGAAGCCGATGAAAAAACAAAATCTACGGTAAAAGACCACATGGATTTAGCAAGGGCATTGGGAGCAGATATTGTGACCGTTTATGGAAATGATATTGTGGATCAGGTTGTTGAATATGCCATTGTGGGGAATATATCAAAGATTGTTATGGGGCGCAGTAGAAAACAATGGATTTTCAGGAGAGACCGTCTGGAAGTTCTAGAGCAGTTGACCTATCGTGCTCCCAATATTGATGTGTATATTATCCCGGATATGGAAAATACAGGGTATTTTAGAGAAGGGAAAAAGAATAGAAAAAAAAGAGAAGAATCCAGTTGGAATGTTGCGAAGGAATTGGGAAAAATCACTGCAATCATGGCACTTAGCACCTTAGTAGCATATGTGTTTCAGTGGCTGCGGCTTTCAGAGTCTAATTTGATCATGGCTTATATTGTTGGTGTATTGCTTTCTTCTTATGTGGCTGATAAAAAAATATATGCTCTGTATTCTGCCTTACTTAGTGTATTGTCTTTTAATTTCTTTTTTACAGAACCGTATTTTAGCCTGAAAGCATATGATAGAGGTTCTCCGGTAACGTTTGTTATGCTGTTTGCAGTGGGCTTTTTTTATGGCTTCTATGACCAGACAGTTAAAATCACAGACCAGGGAGAGTGCAAAGAAGGCATATCGAACGGAAATTTTGCTGGAGAACAGCAGAAAACTCAGACGTTGTAA
- a CDS encoding GAF domain-containing protein: MTRQLKSQTRESAKKAYRTEILLENSRKLRRCKSKEEVWKQVATQVVKLLNLSVIIYPVDEKGNLEEPLLFPKKNMEFSNLKKIINVKEKAVAQWTVSNRHRAGTCTHTLPDADAMYLPIQSTEEVKGVMGIILEERRPVKDFEYGLLIAMLNETGVKLQDAFCK; encoded by the coding sequence ATGACCAGACAGTTAAAATCACAGACCAGGGAGAGTGCAAAGAAGGCATATCGAACGGAAATTTTGCTGGAGAACAGCAGAAAACTCAGACGTTGTAAATCGAAAGAAGAAGTCTGGAAGCAGGTAGCAACGCAGGTTGTAAAACTTTTAAATCTTTCTGTGATTATCTATCCGGTAGATGAAAAAGGAAATTTAGAAGAACCATTACTATTTCCTAAAAAAAATATGGAGTTCTCGAACTTGAAAAAAATCATAAATGTGAAAGAAAAGGCAGTAGCACAGTGGACTGTTTCTAACCGGCACAGGGCAGGTACCTGTACACACACCTTACCGGATGCGGATGCCATGTATTTGCCTATTCAATCTACAGAAGAGGTAAAGGGCGTGATGGGAATTATACTGGAAGAGAGACGTCCGGTGAAAGATTTTGAATATGGACTCTTAATTGCTATGTTGAATGAAACTGGGGTAAAACTACAGGATGCTTTTTGTAAATGA
- a CDS encoding potassium channel family protein — protein MKSILLIGLGRFGRHIAIHLDQLGHQVMAVDSSDERAEAVLPFVTNAQIGDSTNGEFLESLGVRNYDVCIVAIGHDFQSSLETTSLLKEMGAKLVVSRATTDVQEKFLLRNGADEVIYPEKQLAKWVAIRYSTDHVLDYIELDSDHTMFEIQVPDDWVGKSIGTLDIRKKHKVNVIGIKEGGKVRLTISPDTVLEAGETMLVFGNNKDLQKCFHI, from the coding sequence ATGAAATCAATTCTTTTAATTGGATTAGGAAGATTTGGAAGGCATATAGCAATACATCTGGATCAGTTAGGACATCAGGTAATGGCGGTAGATAGTTCGGATGAGCGTGCAGAAGCTGTGTTACCATTTGTAACAAACGCTCAGATTGGAGACAGTACTAATGGGGAATTTTTAGAATCATTGGGAGTTCGGAATTATGATGTATGTATTGTAGCAATCGGACATGACTTTCAAAGTTCCTTAGAAACAACATCATTATTGAAAGAAATGGGTGCAAAGCTAGTTGTTTCTAGAGCAACGACAGATGTACAGGAAAAATTTTTATTACGCAATGGCGCAGATGAAGTAATCTATCCGGAAAAACAATTGGCTAAGTGGGTAGCCATTCGATATAGTACAGATCATGTTTTAGATTATATAGAATTGGATTCAGACCATACAATGTTTGAAATTCAAGTTCCAGATGATTGGGTGGGGAAATCTATTGGAACGCTTGATATTCGAAAGAAACATAAGGTTAATGTAATTGGCATTAAAGAAGGGGGGAAAGTGAGACTTACAATTTCTCCGGATACAGTGTTGGAAGCTGGAGAAACAATGCTTGTGTTTGGAAATAATAAGGACTTACAAAAATGTTTTCACATATAA
- a CDS encoding sensor histidine kinase, whose protein sequence is MAVKEQGPDRLLQEFHDDIHRKNQGKVKIFLGYAEGTGKTYAMLQAAHQAKEHGVDVVAGYIEAHNSSQTEALLEGLEKIKPKQVSFGDKIGFEFDIDAALKRKPGLILLDEYAHTNIGNSRHFKRYQDVQELLNAGINVYTTVNIQHIESLNDVVAAITGVLVKERIPDSVFDKADQVELVDIEPIELLERMSGKTVSSDNRNNNEFFTLEKLTALREIALQRCADRVNLLTENARLQSKSDYHTDEHILVCLSASPSNAKIIRTAARMAQAFHGTFTALFVETPDTNFMAEQDKVQLQKNIRLAQQLGASVETSHGDEVPAQIIEFARLSGVSQIVIGRSTVGKKRFFDKPTLTEKLIKSAPNLEIHVIPDTSTGDSYQEKKRRIKLDMMPISDIIKSIAVLIISTIIGLGFATLGVTETNIVAVYILGVLVISVITTNRLCGFLASAVCVLVFNFYFTTPRLTFMFDDSNYIVTFLIMFIVSLLAGTLAARLKRSAKQAALAAYRTKILFETNQLLQKENDEEAVVHAMAEQLMKLLKKDLVVYLSDGNTLKEPTVFRVDGSKKNDLITEDEKAVAIWAMENNKHAGATTDTLSNAKCLYLAIRVNHHVYGVVGIAMGGYPLDAFENSVLLSILAECALALENIKNAREKEEAAVLAKNEQLRANLLRAISHDLRTPLTSISGSAGNLMANYAKMDDEMRRQTFADIYDDSMWLINLVENLLAVTRIEGGKVNLNQTIELMDEVIAEALKHINRKGKEYSIKVDSSEELILAKIDVKLVVQVIINLVDNAIKYTPSGSMIHIHTKKQGKWVVVSISDNGPGIPDEQKTKIFDMFYSGANKVADSRRSLGLGLSLCKSIVTAHGGMISVSDNQPKGTIFTFTLPIGEVKLYE, encoded by the coding sequence ATGGCTGTAAAAGAACAAGGGCCGGATAGACTTCTGCAAGAGTTTCACGATGATATACATAGAAAAAATCAGGGAAAAGTAAAAATTTTTCTAGGGTACGCAGAAGGGACTGGAAAAACTTATGCGATGCTTCAAGCTGCACATCAGGCTAAAGAACACGGTGTGGATGTGGTTGCAGGTTATATTGAAGCACATAATTCTTCGCAGACAGAAGCTCTGCTTGAAGGATTGGAGAAAATAAAACCTAAGCAGGTATCTTTTGGAGATAAAATTGGTTTCGAATTTGATATTGATGCTGCATTAAAGAGAAAGCCTGGTTTAATTTTGCTTGATGAATATGCTCATACGAACATTGGAAACAGTCGTCATTTTAAGCGTTATCAAGATGTTCAAGAATTATTAAATGCGGGCATCAATGTTTATACAACAGTAAACATTCAGCATATTGAAAGTTTAAATGATGTAGTGGCTGCAATCACAGGAGTATTGGTAAAAGAGCGTATTCCTGATTCCGTATTTGATAAAGCAGATCAGGTAGAACTGGTTGATATAGAACCAATAGAATTATTAGAGCGAATGTCAGGAAAGACGGTTTCTTCAGATAATCGGAATAATAATGAGTTTTTTACTTTGGAGAAATTAACTGCATTACGTGAAATCGCATTGCAAAGATGCGCAGATCGAGTGAATTTGCTTACAGAAAATGCAAGGCTACAAAGCAAAAGTGATTACCATACGGATGAACATATCTTGGTGTGTCTTTCCGCTTCACCGTCCAATGCGAAGATCATTCGAACAGCAGCGAGAATGGCACAGGCGTTTCATGGGACGTTTACCGCACTTTTTGTTGAAACGCCAGATACGAACTTTATGGCAGAGCAGGATAAAGTCCAGTTACAGAAAAATATCCGATTGGCACAGCAGTTAGGTGCATCTGTTGAAACAAGCCATGGGGATGAAGTGCCTGCTCAGATTATTGAATTTGCAAGACTTTCGGGTGTTTCTCAAATTGTGATAGGGCGTAGTACTGTTGGTAAAAAAAGATTTTTTGATAAACCGACACTAACGGAAAAATTGATAAAAAGTGCTCCGAATTTGGAAATCCATGTGATTCCGGATACAAGCACAGGTGATAGTTACCAGGAGAAAAAAAGAAGGATTAAGCTTGATATGATGCCGATAAGTGACATCATAAAAAGTATTGCTGTGTTAATAATATCAACCATAATAGGGCTGGGATTTGCTACATTAGGTGTTACCGAGACTAATATTGTAGCGGTGTATATTTTGGGGGTTCTAGTGATTTCAGTTATCACTACAAATCGGTTATGTGGATTTTTGGCTTCGGCTGTATGCGTTTTAGTCTTTAATTTTTACTTTACAACGCCTCGTTTGACATTTATGTTTGATGATTCGAATTATATTGTGACATTTTTGATCATGTTCATAGTGAGCCTTTTGGCGGGAACACTTGCAGCAAGACTAAAGAGAAGCGCAAAACAGGCAGCACTTGCAGCATATAGAACAAAAATCCTGTTTGAGACAAATCAATTGTTACAAAAAGAAAATGATGAAGAAGCGGTTGTTCACGCAATGGCAGAACAGCTTATGAAATTGCTGAAGAAAGATTTAGTCGTATATTTGTCGGATGGAAATACCCTTAAAGAACCTACTGTGTTTCGAGTGGATGGAAGTAAAAAGAACGATTTAATAACGGAAGATGAAAAAGCAGTAGCAATCTGGGCTATGGAGAATAATAAGCATGCAGGAGCTACTACAGATACTTTGTCTAATGCAAAATGCTTATATTTAGCAATCAGAGTAAATCACCATGTTTATGGAGTAGTAGGAATTGCTATGGGTGGGTATCCACTTGATGCTTTTGAGAACAGTGTTCTTTTGTCAATTCTTGCGGAATGTGCATTAGCTCTGGAAAATATAAAAAATGCAAGAGAAAAAGAAGAAGCAGCGGTGTTGGCTAAAAATGAGCAGTTAAGAGCAAATTTATTACGAGCAATATCTCATGATTTACGAACGCCCCTTACATCGATTTCTGGAAGTGCCGGAAATCTGATGGCAAACTATGCGAAAATGGATGATGAGATGCGTAGACAAACATTTGCGGATATTTATGATGACTCTATGTGGCTGATTAATCTTGTGGAAAATTTATTGGCAGTTACCAGGATAGAAGGAGGAAAGGTCAATTTAAATCAGACAATAGAATTGATGGATGAAGTAATCGCAGAAGCATTGAAACATATTAATAGAAAAGGAAAAGAATATAGTATAAAAGTTGATAGTTCAGAAGAATTGATTCTTGCTAAGATAGATGTGAAATTAGTGGTGCAAGTAATTATTAATCTTGTGGATAATGCGATAAAATACACACCAAGCGGTTCTATGATCCATATACATACTAAAAAACAAGGTAAGTGGGTAGTAGTTTCTATTTCAGATAATGGACCTGGTATTCCAGATGAGCAAAAAACCAAAATATTTGATATGTTTTATAGTGGTGCAAATAAAGTCGCAGATAGCAGAAGAAGTCTTGGACTTGGATTGTCTCTCTGTAAATCAATCGTAACAGCACATGGGGGAATGATTTCAGTATCTGATAATCAGCCTAAAGGTACAATATTTACATTTACATTACCAATCGGGGAGGTAAAATTATATGAATAA
- a CDS encoding response regulator yields MNKPLILVVEDDTSIRNLITTTLKTNDYRHVVAMNGKMALMEATSHRPDIVLLDLGLPDMDGIEVIKNIRSWSNMPIIVISARSEDNDKIEALDAGADDYLTKPFSVEELLARIRVTQRRISLMTAEMMVANSEFVNGKLRIDYSAGCAFLDDKELHLTPIEYKLLCLLSKNVGKVLTYTFIMENIWGRNWDTDIASLRVFMATLRKKLEPTKDSPQYIQTHIGVGYRMIRVE; encoded by the coding sequence ATGAATAAACCATTGATTTTAGTTGTGGAAGATGACACATCAATCCGTAATCTTATTACAACAACTTTGAAGACGAATGATTATCGTCATGTAGTTGCAATGAATGGGAAAATGGCTCTTATGGAAGCAACATCTCATAGACCGGATATTGTTCTTTTGGATTTGGGATTGCCGGATATGGATGGGATCGAAGTGATAAAAAATATTCGTTCATGGTCTAATATGCCTATCATTGTTATCAGTGCGAGAAGTGAGGATAATGATAAAATAGAGGCACTGGATGCTGGTGCTGATGACTATTTGACAAAGCCGTTTTCTGTTGAAGAATTGCTTGCGCGTATTCGAGTAACGCAGCGCAGAATATCTTTAATGACTGCGGAAATGATGGTAGCAAATTCTGAGTTTGTGAATGGTAAATTAAGGATCGATTATTCTGCTGGATGTGCATTTCTTGATGATAAAGAATTGCATTTGACACCGATTGAATATAAGTTGCTGTGTTTACTTTCTAAAAATGTGGGGAAGGTTCTGACTTATACTTTTATTATGGAGAACATTTGGGGAAGAAATTGGGATACGGATATTGCTTCTCTGCGTGTGTTTATGGCAACATTACGAAAAAAATTAGAACCGACAAAGGATTCACCACAGTATATTCAAACGCATATTGGTGTGGGATACCGAATGATAAGAGTGGAATAA